Proteins co-encoded in one Kribbella qitaiheensis genomic window:
- a CDS encoding Pycsar system effector family protein: MADLRSEIVRADTKASLLIAAMGLGLGAPLGTSRFDPSRCSGNSVCGSSWLLACLLWLAALGCLLTALTPRYRRSSWSGGTPVTSFADIHRAARTGHLPDAVRSTGFDEQTSLLTTAADLSRIVLLKYRWIRASLICFALGMPAIAVSMVAT; this comes from the coding sequence GTGGCTGATCTGCGAAGCGAGATCGTCAGAGCCGACACCAAAGCCTCCCTGCTGATCGCGGCGATGGGGCTCGGGTTGGGAGCACCTTTGGGAACCAGCCGGTTCGATCCGTCCCGCTGCTCCGGCAACAGCGTCTGTGGTTCCTCGTGGTTGCTGGCCTGCCTGCTCTGGCTTGCTGCGTTGGGCTGTCTGCTGACCGCGCTGACGCCTCGCTACCGCCGCAGCTCCTGGAGCGGCGGCACCCCGGTGACGTCGTTCGCCGACATCCACCGGGCCGCCAGAACCGGGCACCTGCCCGACGCAGTCCGCAGTACCGGTTTCGATGAGCAGACCAGCCTGCTCACAACCGCGGCGGACCTCAGCCGAATCGTTCTCCTAAAATACCGCTGGATCCGGGCTTCCTTGATCTGCTTCGCCCTTGGGATGCCGGCGATCGCTGTCTCGATGGTGGCCACCTGA
- a CDS encoding Crp/Fnr family transcriptional regulator, producing the protein MTKQPGSFDPFRLDDQVPYLLRLDSACREEALRLGVELRYPARSVVMREGEPSTHVLLVRSGWLKVTANSANGHEGLLAMRGPGDVVGESAALDGTSRNMTVTTLEPVQARNVPSDAFSRFLDNQPKAMRQLLALTTDRWRTSDRKLLQQAVTTVRQRLARLLLELADVHGERDALGVLIRVPLTQQELAGSVGSSREGVTRVLKEFRASGLVATRGRQYVVLRPEVLRRIYSEGESVTQGP; encoded by the coding sequence TTGACCAAGCAGCCAGGGTCGTTCGACCCGTTTCGTCTTGATGATCAGGTTCCCTACCTGCTGCGACTGGACAGCGCTTGCCGGGAGGAGGCGCTCCGGCTCGGGGTGGAGCTTCGCTATCCGGCGCGATCCGTGGTGATGCGCGAAGGCGAGCCGTCGACTCATGTCCTGCTGGTCCGCAGTGGTTGGCTCAAGGTCACAGCAAACTCAGCAAACGGTCACGAGGGGCTGCTGGCGATGCGCGGACCCGGCGATGTGGTCGGCGAGAGTGCGGCGCTGGATGGCACCAGCCGGAATATGACGGTCACCACGCTCGAACCAGTGCAGGCGCGCAACGTGCCTTCCGACGCGTTCTCGCGGTTTCTGGACAACCAGCCCAAAGCGATGCGGCAATTGCTCGCACTGACGACCGATCGGTGGCGTACGTCCGATCGCAAGTTGCTCCAACAAGCCGTGACCACTGTGCGTCAGAGACTCGCGCGGCTTCTGCTCGAGTTGGCCGACGTCCATGGTGAGCGGGACGCGCTCGGGGTGCTGATCCGCGTTCCGCTGACCCAGCAGGAGCTGGCCGGTTCGGTCGGTTCTTCCCGCGAAGGGGTGACCCGGGTACTGAAGGAGTTCCGCGCGAGCGGTCTCGTGGCGACCCGCGGCCGGCAGTACGTCGTACTGCGTCCTGAGGTTCTGCGCCGTATCTACAGCGAAGGTGAATCCGTCACACAAGGCCCGTGA
- a CDS encoding NB-ARC domain-containing protein: MDAHEPDMPVSPEHLSSATEFVAALNRLRLWAGKPSLRRMRVLGGQTTTAHGAVDLLPPSTTSGILNGEGLPRLPRMEFVEGFVAACLRARGQATAEIEREVVRWRETWRRLAASTNLGAPAAGRKEAEDGVMAVGALGTGIGRNDLPGDLADFTGRGAELRWLFSGPSADDGARAATTVAVIDGMAGVGKTALVVHAAHRMVERYPDGQLFLRLHAHSAGAQPVGPEFALETLLRAWGVHGDQIPEELEARAALWRAQLANRRVLTVLDDVSNAAQVRPLLPGSAGCLTLVTSRRRLVDLDAASTLSLDVPPPGDAIALFARALGNDRAAHEFVAVGDVVRLCGYLPLAIRLAAARLQARRAWSVAYLAERLRNSGRRLDELAAGDRRLTAALALSYEQLAPAVQRVFRLLCMLAEDDIDARVLATTAHCDIAEAEQVLEALLDVHMLQQSSAGRYRVHELLRLYARLMVREAEAEAEAEAEAEACLRRG; the protein is encoded by the coding sequence ATGGATGCCCACGAACCGGACATGCCTGTGTCGCCCGAGCATCTCAGCAGTGCCACGGAATTCGTGGCTGCGCTGAACCGGCTCCGGCTCTGGGCCGGAAAGCCGTCCCTTCGGCGAATGCGGGTGCTCGGTGGTCAGACCACGACGGCCCACGGCGCCGTGGACCTCCTGCCGCCGAGTACCACGTCCGGCATCCTCAATGGGGAAGGCCTGCCCCGGTTGCCGAGGATGGAGTTCGTGGAGGGGTTCGTCGCCGCCTGCCTGCGTGCCCGTGGCCAGGCGACGGCGGAGATCGAACGGGAGGTGGTCCGCTGGCGCGAGACCTGGCGCCGCCTCGCGGCATCGACGAACCTCGGGGCGCCGGCGGCAGGCCGGAAAGAGGCCGAGGACGGCGTGATGGCGGTTGGCGCGCTGGGCACGGGGATCGGACGCAACGACCTGCCCGGTGACCTCGCCGATTTCACCGGCCGCGGGGCCGAGCTCCGGTGGCTGTTCTCAGGTCCGTCCGCGGACGACGGTGCTCGCGCCGCGACGACGGTCGCGGTGATCGACGGCATGGCCGGGGTCGGGAAGACGGCGCTGGTCGTGCATGCCGCGCACCGCATGGTGGAGCGGTACCCGGACGGGCAACTGTTCCTCCGGCTGCACGCTCACAGCGCGGGCGCGCAGCCTGTGGGGCCCGAGTTCGCGCTTGAGACCCTGCTCCGGGCCTGGGGTGTGCACGGCGACCAGATCCCGGAGGAGCTGGAGGCACGCGCGGCTCTCTGGCGGGCCCAGCTCGCGAACCGCAGGGTGCTCACCGTTTTGGACGACGTGAGTAATGCCGCGCAGGTCCGGCCCCTGCTACCCGGGTCGGCCGGCTGCCTGACGCTCGTCACCAGCCGACGACGCTTGGTGGATCTCGACGCCGCTTCCACACTGTCCCTGGACGTCCCGCCGCCGGGTGACGCGATTGCCCTGTTCGCCCGGGCACTCGGGAACGACCGTGCCGCTCACGAGTTCGTGGCCGTCGGCGACGTGGTGCGGCTCTGCGGATACCTGCCGCTCGCCATCCGGCTGGCGGCGGCCCGGTTGCAGGCGAGGCGGGCGTGGTCGGTGGCCTACCTCGCCGAACGGCTGCGCAACAGCGGGCGCAGGCTGGACGAGCTGGCCGCCGGCGACCGGCGCCTCACCGCCGCGCTCGCGCTGTCCTACGAGCAGTTGGCGCCCGCTGTGCAGCGTGTCTTCCGGCTCCTGTGCATGCTCGCCGAGGACGACATCGACGCCCGCGTGCTGGCCACGACGGCCCACTGCGACATCGCCGAGGCCGAGCAAGTCCTGGAGGCGTTGCTGGATGTGCACATGCTGCAGCAATCCTCGGCCGGGCGGTACCGCGTACACGAGTTGCTCCGGCTCTACGCACGTCTGATGGTTCGGGAAGCCGAGGCCGAGGCCGAAGCCGAAGCCGAAGCCGAAGCATGCCTACGTCGGGGCTAG
- a CDS encoding serine hydrolase domain-containing protein, giving the protein MDRLSVILRSAVKTFRVPAAQFAVHRGGTTTTFEVGESEPGNGGIVSGTEKFPIGSITKAFTATTAMVLVADGELGLDTSVAEYDLGWASLPMPLSGQLTLRHLLSHTSGLPDAGTPTGSSPRGYLLDCCRDMADIHRPGGQFSYSSAGYVLVGSLVERVTGMSWREAVDAIVLQPLGIPPVFITDPTDEQQVAGHSVNRALERTRAVAQTLTPVEEPAGGLAMSASDLVAFGRIFLDDPGVPVGVPLPPEYRAQMRTPVPSAQPYGLADGWGLGLAMFDSGPSRWWGHDGNADGTSCHLRVDPAGTVMALTTNANTGYAMWRQLVADIGAPGLAIGEHVAAADTASPAAGTGAEECLGNYTNGDTGYAVVRRDGGGLRMAVDGEPFAELTLHDDLHFTVRDLTTGDLTQTGRFLLDDATARVDRMLLGGRLAWRE; this is encoded by the coding sequence ATGGACCGCCTTTCGGTCATTCTTCGCAGTGCAGTAAAAACATTTCGGGTACCCGCTGCGCAATTCGCTGTGCACAGAGGCGGGACGACCACCACTTTCGAGGTGGGAGAATCGGAGCCCGGGAATGGAGGAATTGTCTCCGGAACGGAGAAGTTCCCCATCGGCTCCATCACGAAGGCGTTCACCGCCACCACGGCAATGGTGCTCGTGGCGGACGGGGAGCTCGGCCTCGACACCTCGGTGGCGGAGTACGACCTCGGCTGGGCGAGTCTGCCCATGCCTCTGTCCGGACAACTGACGTTGCGGCACCTCCTGAGCCACACGAGCGGCCTGCCTGACGCCGGTACCCCGACCGGCTCGTCGCCGCGCGGGTACCTGCTCGATTGCTGCCGCGACATGGCGGACATCCATCGGCCGGGCGGGCAATTCTCCTACTCCAGCGCTGGCTACGTCTTGGTCGGCAGCCTGGTTGAACGCGTGACCGGCATGTCGTGGCGGGAAGCCGTCGACGCCATCGTGCTGCAGCCACTGGGGATACCTCCCGTCTTCATCACCGATCCCACCGACGAACAGCAGGTCGCGGGTCATTCGGTGAACCGTGCGCTGGAGCGGACCCGCGCCGTGGCCCAGACCCTCACGCCCGTCGAGGAGCCCGCCGGCGGGTTGGCCATGAGCGCGTCGGACCTCGTCGCCTTCGGCCGAATCTTTCTGGACGACCCCGGCGTCCCGGTCGGCGTGCCGCTGCCCCCGGAGTACCGCGCCCAGATGCGCACCCCGGTGCCGTCGGCTCAGCCCTACGGCCTGGCCGACGGCTGGGGTCTCGGCCTCGCCATGTTCGACTCCGGCCCTTCCCGATGGTGGGGCCACGACGGCAACGCCGACGGGACGTCGTGTCACCTGCGGGTGGACCCGGCGGGCACGGTGATGGCCCTCACGACCAACGCGAACACCGGGTACGCCATGTGGCGACAGCTCGTCGCCGACATCGGTGCGCCCGGCCTCGCGATCGGCGAACACGTCGCTGCCGCGGACACGGCCTCGCCCGCGGCGGGGACGGGCGCAGAGGAGTGCCTGGGGAACTACACGAACGGGGACACCGGGTACGCCGTGGTCAGGCGGGATGGTGGTGGCCTGCGCATGGCGGTGGACGGCGAGCCGTTCGCGGAGCTGACGCTCCACGACGACCTGCACTTCACTGTGCGCGACCTCACCACCGGCGATCTCACGCAGACCGGCCGGTTCCTCCTTGACGACGCGACCGCTCGCGTCGACCGGATGCTCCTCGGCGGCAGGCTCGCCTGGCGCGAGTAG